Part of the Niallia alba genome is shown below.
ATGATCTCCAACAAGTTCTTCTTTTAGTCAGTGAAGAATTAGAAAAACTAGAAGGTCGAAAAGAAGTATTAAAAGAACGAAAAAAGAATGCAACACAAAATCGTGATCAACTTGAAAAAAGCAAAGTGGAATTGCAAGAAAGAGTAGAAGCCCTTCTTTCGCAAAAAGAAACACAACAAAAGCTTGTTCACGAATTACAAGCGGAGTCAAAAGAAATTGAAGAAACATTAAAAGTTAATGAGAATAATCTTGCCCTTTTTAACGAGAATTTAGAAGAAAAAATCGAAATGTTAAAAAGTGATTATATCGATATTGTTAGTAACCAAGCAGCCTCAAAAAATGAATTGAATTCTGTTATCCAGCAATTAGAGAATCAAGAAAAAAGAACGTCTCAGCTTGATGAGGAAAATGCTAATTTTACAAATGAACGTGACCGCATTCAGGAGAAAAAAAGTGAGATTACGGAAAAACTAACAGAGCTTTCTGACATACTTGAGAAATGGTCTACTATATGGAATGAAAAGCGCACCCATTTTCAAGGAATAGAAGCAAAAGTTCAACAGGTGGAGAAAGCTCTTTATCAATCCTACCAGTATGCACAGCAGGCAAAGTCTCGGAAAGAAATGCTCGAAGAATTGGAAGATGACTATTCTGGATTTTTCCAAGGGGTAAAAGAAGTGCTGAAAGCAAGAGGTAAGTCTTTGCATGGTATTAGAGGGGCAGTTGCAGAATTAATGCATGTTCCAAAGGAATACAGTGTTAGCTTGGAAATTGCTTTAGGTGGATCGATGCAGCACATAGTAGTAGAAACAGAACAAAATGGTCGCGAAGCAATTGCATTTTTAAAGAAAAATGGTTTTGGACGAGCTACGTTTTTACCAATGAATGTTATTAAGGGAAAAACACTTGCTGATTCTCAACTACGGTTAATTCAAGGGCATCCTGCATTTATTGGTATAGCTGCAGACTTGATTAACTATGATAGTCAATATAGTGAAATTATGCGTAGTTTATTAGGCAATGTTGTCATTACTAAGGACTTAAAGGGTGCTAATGAAATGGCGAAAATCCTTCAGTATCGTTCTCGTTTTGTGACGTTAGAAGGAGAAATTGTTAACCCTGGTGGTTCGATGACTGGTGGAGCAATTAAGCAAAAGCAAGCCTCCATTATTACCCGAAAAGGTGAATTGGAAGAGCTTAAGAAAAAGATTTTTGAGATGGATAAAACGTCCCTAAAGCTTGAAGAGCAACTGAAAAAAGGCAAAGCAGCTTTGCAAACGGAAGAGTTATCGATTGAAGAAGCACGCTTAAAAATAGAGGATCTTCGTTTCCAAATTCAAACATGGAAAGACGATTTAAAAGAGGTTGAATTCGAAGAAAGAGCAATGAATGATAAATTGTCTCTATATGACCGCAACAAGGCTGACTCTCACCAAGAACAAGAGCTTCTCCAAAAGAGGCGTACTGATTTGCAACAAAAGCTTGAACAACAAAATAAAAAACTGTCTGAATTAGATAAAGAGATTGCTTTGCTTACGGAGCAGAAAAATAAACAAACTGTTTCCAAGGAATCTGTAGTAAATGTTATCAGTGATTTACGAATTCAATCTGCAGCTAAAAAAGAACAGCTTCGACATGAAAAGGATAAGCTAGCAACCATTATTCAAGAACATGAAACAACAGAAGAAAAGTGGGAGCTTGTAAAGGAAGACCTTCGTTTGCTATCTTCTGAAATGAGTAATTCTCATTCCGGAGAAGCGACATTAGAAGAAGCTGCCGAGCAGAAACAGCAGGAAAAGCAAGAAACCATCCAGTTGATTTCTTTACGCAGAGAGGAAAGATTGCAGAAGCAAATGCAATTAGAAGAGCTTGAACTGGAAACGAAGGAGCAACGTAGACTTCATCGAGGAATCGTTCAAGCTTTAAAGGATGAAGAAGTAAAATTAAACCGTGTAGACGTAGAATTAGATACTCGATTAACTAATTTGCGTGAGGAATACTTATTGACGTATGAAGGAGCGAAACTAGATTATCCTTTAACACTAGAAGTAGATGAAGCACGTAAAAAGGTGAAACTAATTAAATTAGCAATGGAAGAACTAGGAACAGTCAATCTTGGTGCCATTGAGGAATATGAGCGAATTTCTGAAAGATACGAGTTTCTTCTAGAGCAAAAAACAGATTTAGAAGAAGCAAAGGATACCCTTTACCAAGTAATCGATGAAATGGATGAGGAAATGAAAAATCGATTTGAGCAAACTTTTGAAGGAATAAAAGCTCATTTTGAAACAGTTTTTCAAAGCTTATTTGGCGGAGGTAGTGCCGATTTAGTATTAACGAATCCAGAAGATCTTTTAAACACAGGAGTAGAGATTGTTGCCCAACCACCAGGGAAAAAACTACAGAATTTAAGTTTATTATCTGGTGGGGAAAGAGCGCTAACAGCAATTGCTCTATTATTCTCTATTCTGAAAGTAAGACCTGTTCCGTTCTGTATTTTGGATGAGGTTGAAGCAGCATTGGATGAAGCAAACGTATTTCGTTTTAGCTCCTATTTAAAACGCTATAGCCATGAGACACAGTTTATTGTTATTACCCACCGTAAAGGAACAATGGAAGAAGCAGATGTGCTTTATGGGGTAACAATGCAAGAATCTGGTGTTTCAAAGCTAGTTTCGGTTCGTCTAAGTGAAACCAATGAATTAGTTGCAAATGGATAAGTCTTTTAGCTATGAGCTACAAGTGATCTAAAATATTAAGGCCCCGTTTTCTGAGGCTTACTGTTTTCTACGAAGGTTAGGCAGTAGGTCTTGGAAGATTTTATTGCTCGCTCTCTAGGCAATATTATTAAAACATTAGATCTTTTACATAACCAGTATTTTTGAAATGGAAGAAGGGATATTAATGAGTTTTTTTAAAAAGTTAAAAGAAAAAATGTCTCAACAGACGAATACGGTAACCGAGAAGTTTAAAGAAGGTCTGACAAAAACAAGAAATAATTTTTCAGAGAAAGTGAATGATCTCGTTTCTCGCTACCGAAAAGTGGATGAAGATTTCTTCGAAGAGCTGGAAGAAATCCTAATTGGAGCAGATGTTGGCTTTGAAACAGTAATGGAGTTAATTGATGAGCTAAAAAAAGAAGTGAAAAGAAAAAACATCCAAGATCCAAAAGAAGTCCAAGATGTAATTTCCGAGAAATTGGTTGCTATTTATGAGAATGGTGAAGAAGAATCTTCTACGATTAATATGCAAGCAGAAGGGTTAACAGTCATTCTCTTTGTAGGCGTAAATGGAGTAGGGAAAACAACGACAATAGGTAAGCTTGCTCATAAGTATAAAGAAGAAGGTAAAAAAGTGTTACTTGCTGCAGGAGATACGTTCCGTGCTGGAGCAATCGAACAATTGGAAGTGTGGGGAGATCGGGTTGGAGTAGATGTCATTAAACATACAGAAGGATCT
Proteins encoded:
- the ftsY gene encoding signal recognition particle-docking protein FtsY — protein: MSFFKKLKEKMSQQTNTVTEKFKEGLTKTRNNFSEKVNDLVSRYRKVDEDFFEELEEILIGADVGFETVMELIDELKKEVKRKNIQDPKEVQDVISEKLVAIYENGEEESSTINMQAEGLTVILFVGVNGVGKTTTIGKLAHKYKEEGKKVLLAAGDTFRAGAIEQLEVWGDRVGVDVIKHTEGSDPAAVMFDAVQAAKSRQADILLCDTAGRLQNKVNLMKELEKVKRVIEREVPGAPHEVLLVLDATTGQNALVQAKTFKETTNVSGIVLTKLDGTAKGGIVLAIRNELHIPVKFVGLGEKMDDLQGFDPEKYVYGLFSNLVEQSEE
- the smc gene encoding chromosome segregation protein SMC, with the protein product MFLKRLDIIGFKSFADRISVDFVPGVTAVVGPNGSGKSNITDAIRWVLGEQSAKSLRGSKMEDVIFSGSDSRKAVNFAEVTLTLENEDHFLPLDFHEVSVTRRVYRSGESEFLINKQSCRLKDIVDLFMDSGLGREAFSIISQGKVEEILNSKAEDRRSIFEEAAGVLKYKTRKKKAEGKLVETQDNLNRVNDILHELESQVEPLKIQSSMAKEYLHHRENLESIEVALMVHDIEEAHARFEAISKQLEAYKQEELKLSSMLQSKEAKMEEVKNEVAALDESIDDLQQVLLLVSEELEKLEGRKEVLKERKKNATQNRDQLEKSKVELQERVEALLSQKETQQKLVHELQAESKEIEETLKVNENNLALFNENLEEKIEMLKSDYIDIVSNQAASKNELNSVIQQLENQEKRTSQLDEENANFTNERDRIQEKKSEITEKLTELSDILEKWSTIWNEKRTHFQGIEAKVQQVEKALYQSYQYAQQAKSRKEMLEELEDDYSGFFQGVKEVLKARGKSLHGIRGAVAELMHVPKEYSVSLEIALGGSMQHIVVETEQNGREAIAFLKKNGFGRATFLPMNVIKGKTLADSQLRLIQGHPAFIGIAADLINYDSQYSEIMRSLLGNVVITKDLKGANEMAKILQYRSRFVTLEGEIVNPGGSMTGGAIKQKQASIITRKGELEELKKKIFEMDKTSLKLEEQLKKGKAALQTEELSIEEARLKIEDLRFQIQTWKDDLKEVEFEERAMNDKLSLYDRNKADSHQEQELLQKRRTDLQQKLEQQNKKLSELDKEIALLTEQKNKQTVSKESVVNVISDLRIQSAAKKEQLRHEKDKLATIIQEHETTEEKWELVKEDLRLLSSEMSNSHSGEATLEEAAEQKQQEKQETIQLISLRREERLQKQMQLEELELETKEQRRLHRGIVQALKDEEVKLNRVDVELDTRLTNLREEYLLTYEGAKLDYPLTLEVDEARKKVKLIKLAMEELGTVNLGAIEEYERISERYEFLLEQKTDLEEAKDTLYQVIDEMDEEMKNRFEQTFEGIKAHFETVFQSLFGGGSADLVLTNPEDLLNTGVEIVAQPPGKKLQNLSLLSGGERALTAIALLFSILKVRPVPFCILDEVEAALDEANVFRFSSYLKRYSHETQFIVITHRKGTMEEADVLYGVTMQESGVSKLVSVRLSETNELVANG